In the genome of Spirochaetia bacterium, one region contains:
- a CDS encoding transketolase, translating into MLLFWEDLVSFRRLGGLSGHAEAYGKTSILATNTGASAHGTPAAAGLAFALKRAGAGEVRVFLLEGEGGLTPGATHETLNSAWGMALDNLHFLVDWNDYGIDSHKTSDVVFGTPDIWFSSHGWKVVPVEDGTNFSQLFRGLQELVVTDKVDARPSMLWARTRKGNGYGTFDNVSHGTPHPINSPEFWELEKRFSAEYEVDFVNVDGACSSDPQIKHREFHDNLKAVAEALGKDKSLCLTLADRLIEIGDSVPESIDGFKLERYGNPFADSRFWNFTDYPSELWKASGEKVSPRVALSRWGAFINSLCRKNYDRPMFLAASADLAESTGLGGFAQGFNGIKGYGWYNRVGNDEGILAPSEITEFSNAGMLSAVATLNLAKDSKKEFDGFYGVSSSYDSFSYLAYGPLRLFSQFNQDTDRKSGKFMWVGSHTGPETADDSRTHFGIFSPMIMQCFPRGSVINLYPWEYNEVPVLLGAAFCCDIPLIVLHVSRSSVEIPDRKALGIPSHYEAARGAYILRDYDKEHPQEGTFYVQGQSAVASIITLLSEIDRAKLNIKIVCVTSTELFGLQDEIYQSTVVTAADKMNSTFITTQSRRSMMDWSFNSLSDFYALSSDYDEKWRSGGTLEEVLDDAHMTPKWIFESMKSFITTRKLRLQILSNQLGEALNDQKHNF; encoded by the coding sequence ATGCTTCTTTTCTGGGAGGATCTTGTTTCTTTTCGTAGGCTTGGCGGTCTTTCTGGACATGCTGAGGCATATGGAAAAACTTCAATTCTAGCCACAAATACCGGCGCTTCGGCTCATGGTACTCCGGCTGCTGCGGGCCTTGCCTTTGCTTTGAAGAGAGCAGGGGCTGGAGAAGTACGTGTGTTTTTATTGGAAGGTGAAGGGGGTCTGACTCCTGGTGCGACACATGAAACATTGAATTCTGCTTGGGGTATGGCCTTGGATAATCTCCATTTTTTGGTTGATTGGAATGATTATGGTATTGATTCCCATAAGACAAGTGATGTTGTCTTTGGTACTCCGGATATATGGTTTTCCAGTCATGGCTGGAAAGTCGTTCCTGTTGAGGATGGAACGAATTTTTCTCAATTATTCCGAGGTTTGCAAGAACTTGTTGTTACGGATAAAGTAGATGCACGGCCTTCGATGTTATGGGCCAGAACCAGAAAAGGAAATGGATATGGAACATTCGACAATGTTTCTCATGGGACGCCTCATCCAATCAATAGTCCTGAATTTTGGGAACTTGAAAAAAGGTTCAGTGCTGAATATGAGGTTGACTTTGTCAATGTCGATGGTGCCTGCAGTTCTGATCCTCAAATAAAACACAGGGAATTTCATGATAACTTAAAAGCTGTAGCAGAAGCTTTGGGAAAAGATAAGTCATTGTGTCTTACTCTTGCTGACCGTCTGATAGAAATAGGTGATTCTGTCCCAGAGTCTATCGATGGTTTTAAGTTGGAACGCTATGGCAATCCATTTGCTGATTCTAGATTTTGGAATTTTACCGATTATCCATCTGAGTTATGGAAAGCAAGTGGAGAAAAAGTTTCACCCCGTGTTGCATTGAGTCGTTGGGGGGCTTTTATCAATAGTTTATGTCGAAAAAACTATGATCGCCCGATGTTTTTAGCAGCTTCAGCAGATCTTGCCGAATCGACCGGTTTGGGAGGTTTTGCACAGGGATTTAATGGTATCAAAGGGTATGGATGGTATAACCGTGTCGGTAACGATGAAGGGATCCTAGCTCCTTCAGAAATTACAGAATTTTCTAATGCTGGTATGCTAAGTGCTGTCGCTACCCTTAACCTAGCTAAGGACAGCAAGAAGGAATTTGATGGATTCTATGGAGTTTCTTCTTCTTATGATTCCTTTTCATACTTGGCATATGGTCCTTTGCGCTTGTTTAGTCAATTCAATCAGGATACTGATCGGAAAAGTGGAAAATTCATGTGGGTAGGATCTCACACCGGTCCAGAAACAGCAGATGATAGTCGAACGCATTTTGGGATTTTTTCTCCTATGATCATGCAGTGTTTTCCTCGGGGAAGTGTTATAAATCTCTATCCATGGGAATATAATGAAGTCCCAGTACTACTTGGAGCGGCATTTTGTTGCGATATTCCCTTGATTGTTCTTCATGTGTCACGTTCATCGGTTGAAATTCCTGACAGAAAAGCGCTGGGAATTCCTTCACATTATGAAGCTGCTCGAGGAGCTTATATATTGAGGGATTATGACAAGGAACATCCCCAGGAAGGTACATTCTATGTCCAAGGACAAAGTGCTGTCGCTTCGATAATAACTTTACTATCAGAAATTGATAGGGCAAAGTTGAATATCAAAATTGTCTGTGTTACCAGTACAGAACTTTTTGGATTACAGGACGAGATATATCAATCAACAGTCGTTACTGCTGCAGATAAAATGAATTCAACATTCATAACGACACAAAGTCGCAGAAGCATGATGGACTGGAGTTTCAACAGTCTAAGTGATTTCTATGCATTGTCAAGTGATTATGATGAAAAATGGAGAAGTGGGGGTACTCTTGAAGAAGTTCTTGATGATGCACATATGACACCTAAATGGATTTTCGAATCCATGAAAAGCTTTATTACAACAAGGAAGCTCAGATTGCAGATTCTAAGTAATCAACTTGGAGAAGCCTTGAATGATCAAAAACATAATTTTTAG
- a CDS encoding aldolase/citrate lyase family protein encodes MSIKELREGKDAVGTMIRLVRNPAVITIAKNAGLDFVMFDMEHSNYSFETISDAATLARATKLDCFVRVPELAKSYVSRAFDCGVSGVMVPMIRNGEDARRFAGWAKYPPLGVRGFGSNSAHTEYRNVNGNSAQFMEEENERTLAIAQIELKEAIEEIDEIAATPGIDACLVGPADLSNSMGMPGDFMNPCMVDAIKKVSEACKKHGKIFGFHTNAKLLEYWMPYGLKLKMCSMDINWLSNGMQTIVDLKEKK; translated from the coding sequence ATGTCAATAAAAGAATTGCGCGAAGGAAAAGATGCTGTGGGGACAATGATTCGTCTTGTTCGGAACCCTGCTGTCATTACAATAGCGAAAAATGCCGGATTGGATTTTGTTATGTTCGATATGGAACATAGTAACTATTCTTTTGAGACAATCAGCGATGCAGCGACACTTGCACGTGCAACCAAGCTTGATTGTTTTGTTAGAGTTCCTGAATTAGCTAAAAGTTATGTTTCGAGAGCTTTCGACTGTGGTGTTTCTGGGGTTATGGTTCCTATGATTAGGAACGGCGAAGATGCCAGACGTTTTGCAGGTTGGGCGAAATATCCACCACTTGGAGTCAGGGGATTCGGAAGTAACAGTGCCCATACGGAGTATAGGAATGTCAATGGAAATTCGGCCCAATTCATGGAAGAAGAAAACGAACGGACTTTAGCTATTGCCCAGATTGAATTGAAAGAAGCAATTGAAGAAATCGATGAAATTGCAGCTACACCAGGAATTGATGCTTGTCTTGTCGGACCAGCTGATTTGTCAAATTCCATGGGTATGCCTGGCGATTTCATGAATCCTTGTATGGTTGATGCAATCAAGAAAGTATCAGAAGCCTGTAAGAAACATGGGAAGATATTTGGATTTCATACAAATGCAAAATTACTGGAATACTGGATGCCATATGGACTGAAATTGAAGATGTGTTCCATGGATATCAATTGGTTGAGCAATGGTATGCAGACGATTGTTGATTTGAAAGAAAAGAAGTGA
- a CDS encoding iron-containing alcohol dehydrogenase yields the protein MDMKKKAYDLLVAWRGNSYIHGLGVIGKLGAVAKKYGRSTLLVVNETSMKPYMAEIRNSLAAEDITICTVAPAARPNAPREDVFRLVTYILEFKPDSILVVGGGSSIDACKCASVLASLGRKVTPEIDHYFGTGVVSSDLHETGCSLVPVIAVQTSASSGAHLTKYANITDPVAGQKKLIVDDAIVPVSAVFDYALTRTMPLKVTIDGALDAIAHTFEVFCGAKGSSYGLAEELATTAISLCAEYATRLVSNLDDIEAREAVGLATDLGGYAIMIGGTSGAHLTSFSLVDLVGHGTACGIMNPYYAILYSPAIQPQLKVIGKVFSKYGYIDSSIDGAEGRELAIAVAKAMIAFGKSIQAPTTLGELPGFSDDYIKRALIAAKDPQLKMKLQNMPIPMNSEDVDVYMAPVLYAAVDGNLSLIKEMPMRR from the coding sequence ATGGATATGAAAAAGAAAGCTTATGATTTATTGGTTGCTTGGCGTGGAAATTCCTACATACATGGTCTTGGGGTTATTGGAAAGCTTGGTGCCGTAGCAAAGAAATATGGAAGGTCGACATTATTGGTAGTCAATGAAACATCAATGAAACCTTATATGGCTGAAATTCGGAATTCTCTTGCAGCTGAGGATATTACAATTTGTACAGTTGCTCCAGCTGCCAGACCGAATGCACCTCGGGAGGATGTGTTTCGGTTGGTAACATATATTTTGGAGTTTAAACCTGATTCAATATTGGTCGTAGGCGGAGGTTCCTCTATTGATGCATGCAAATGTGCAAGTGTCTTGGCATCCTTGGGTCGGAAAGTAACCCCGGAGATTGATCATTATTTCGGTACTGGCGTCGTTTCTTCCGATTTGCATGAAACAGGATGTAGCCTGGTGCCTGTGATTGCTGTCCAGACTTCAGCTTCATCAGGAGCACATTTGACAAAATATGCAAATATTACAGATCCAGTGGCAGGACAAAAGAAGCTGATTGTAGATGATGCAATCGTACCAGTATCTGCAGTATTTGATTATGCATTAACAAGGACCATGCCTTTGAAGGTAACCATTGATGGTGCTTTGGATGCAATTGCGCATACGTTTGAGGTCTTTTGTGGGGCGAAAGGGTCATCGTATGGTCTTGCTGAAGAACTGGCAACTACAGCTATCAGTCTATGTGCTGAATATGCAACGAGACTGGTAAGTAATCTTGATGATATCGAAGCCCGTGAAGCAGTAGGGTTGGCTACGGATCTGGGAGGATATGCCATAATGATAGGTGGTACATCAGGAGCGCATCTGACTAGTTTTTCCTTGGTTGATCTGGTCGGTCACGGAACAGCTTGTGGCATAATGAATCCATATTATGCGATTCTTTATTCTCCTGCTATCCAACCTCAGCTTAAAGTAATTGGAAAAGTGTTTAGCAAATATGGCTATATTGATTCTTCAATTGATGGAGCTGAAGGGCGTGAACTGGCAATTGCTGTGGCCAAGGCGATGATTGCTTTCGGAAAATCAATTCAAGCTCCGACGACTCTTGGGGAGCTGCCCGGTTTTTCCGATGACTATATCAAACGTGCATTGATTGCAGCAAAAGATCCTCAACTGAAGATGAAATTACAGAATATGCCTATTCCAATGAATTCAGAGGATGTTGATGTGTATATGGCCCCCGTATTATATGCAGCTGTGGATGGGAATCTGTCACTTATCAAGGAAATGCCGATGCGAAGATAG
- the larA gene encoding nickel-dependent lactate racemase, whose amino-acid sequence MNINLPYGKSSLMMEIDKRQVKGIMESGLHAYVPLADGETLVENALLHPVCSKPLADLARGKHEVVLIASDHTRPVPSRIIVPRMLREIRRGNPHVHVTILIATGCHRGMTEQELELKFGKEIVETEDIVMHDCTDQSNMVHIGTLPSGGECLVNGLAQKADLLVAEGFIEPHFFAGYSGGRKSVLPGIASRKTVLANHCSEFIADDHARTGILDENPIHKDMVWAARQAGLSFIVNVVLDAEKHIVFATAGDTIAAHEAGCHFLDGLSRVNPIPADIVVSTNGGYPLDQNVYQAVKGMTAAEATVREGGVIIMVAKADDGIGGEAFFHQMADEPDIEKTRCLFLSRNKNETVPDQWQSQVFIRVLQKATVIFISSINDTIVRDLHMIPAHDIGEALCLAAKIIGNSTPSVTIIPDGVSIIVDKVF is encoded by the coding sequence ATGAACATCAATTTACCCTATGGTAAAAGTTCTCTGATGATGGAAATTGATAAACGGCAGGTAAAAGGTATTATGGAATCTGGTTTACATGCATATGTTCCACTGGCGGATGGTGAGACATTGGTTGAAAATGCGTTGCTTCATCCTGTCTGTTCAAAACCTTTGGCTGATCTTGCAAGAGGGAAGCATGAGGTAGTATTGATTGCCAGTGATCATACCCGGCCTGTTCCCAGTCGAATCATCGTACCTCGCATGCTTCGTGAGATAAGAAGGGGGAATCCGCATGTTCATGTTACTATACTAATTGCTACAGGATGCCATCGGGGTATGACTGAACAAGAACTAGAATTGAAATTTGGAAAAGAAATCGTTGAAACAGAAGATATAGTAATGCATGACTGTACGGACCAATCTAATATGGTCCATATAGGAACACTACCCAGTGGTGGTGAATGTCTGGTCAATGGTTTGGCTCAGAAGGCAGATTTGTTGGTTGCAGAAGGTTTTATTGAACCTCATTTCTTTGCAGGGTATTCCGGTGGACGGAAATCTGTTTTACCTGGCATTGCAAGCCGTAAGACAGTATTGGCCAATCATTGTAGTGAATTCATTGCAGACGACCATGCACGGACCGGGATATTGGATGAAAATCCAATACACAAGGACATGGTATGGGCTGCACGACAAGCTGGTTTGTCTTTCATTGTTAATGTTGTACTTGATGCTGAAAAACATATTGTCTTTGCAACTGCAGGAGATACAATAGCAGCCCATGAAGCCGGATGTCATTTTCTAGATGGATTAAGTAGGGTTAATCCGATTCCTGCTGATATAGTTGTTTCAACCAATGGAGGGTATCCCCTTGATCAAAATGTGTATCAAGCTGTCAAGGGAATGACAGCTGCTGAAGCGACGGTACGTGAAGGTGGTGTCATCATCATGGTGGCCAAAGCTGATGATGGAATAGGCGGTGAAGCTTTTTTTCATCAAATGGCAGATGAGCCTGATATTGAAAAGACCAGATGTTTGTTTTTATCAAGGAACAAGAATGAAACCGTACCCGACCAGTGGCAGAGTCAGGTATTTATCCGTGTCCTTCAAAAAGCGACAGTGATTTTCATAAGCAGTATAAATGATACTATCGTTCGGGATTTACATATGATTCCGGCTCATGATATAGGTGAAGCACTTTGCCTTGCAGCAAAAATAATTGGTAACAGCACTCCTTCAGTTACGATAATACCGGATGGGGTATCGATTATCGTTGATAAAGTGTTTTGA
- a CDS encoding bile acid:sodium symporter family protein: MNEDFLLAINRMIEKAMPCLTLAGIAIGFLLGDKVAVYSYLAVPLFAFMTFSSTLNMKVDDFLSTVRTPKYILVFFIVFLGVQPLLAWGISSLLFPGDAQIITGLVLLYSTPIAVSSSIWTDIYKGNMSLSITLILLGTLVAPVATPFLIQLYRGHVVHLPVMSMFISLLLMIVIPSILGICLNELSNGRLPRHLSPICKPLSKFALLLVIIVNIAKIKSSIGSFELVYLQSGLLAIFLSGIGFIGGFFAARFAGGDGGCQVSLMFSTGMRNISAALVLAIAYFSPRTAIPLIIGILFQQAMAAVFGSVLLGREKEYQVNKA, from the coding sequence ATGAATGAAGATTTCCTTTTGGCTATAAATCGAATGATTGAAAAGGCAATGCCCTGTCTTACATTGGCAGGTATTGCTATTGGTTTTTTGCTTGGCGACAAAGTCGCTGTCTATTCCTATCTTGCTGTCCCGCTTTTTGCATTCATGACATTTTCCAGTACATTGAACATGAAAGTGGATGATTTTCTATCGACAGTTCGGACTCCTAAATATATTTTGGTTTTTTTTATAGTTTTTCTTGGTGTGCAACCTTTGTTGGCATGGGGGATATCATCTTTATTGTTCCCGGGTGATGCACAGATTATCACAGGTTTGGTGCTGTTATATTCGACTCCTATTGCGGTATCTTCTTCTATTTGGACTGATATATATAAGGGTAATATGTCCCTTTCCATTACGTTGATTCTCCTGGGTACTTTGGTAGCACCGGTGGCGACTCCTTTCCTTATTCAGTTGTACCGAGGTCATGTAGTACATCTCCCAGTGATGTCTATGTTCATATCATTGCTTTTGATGATTGTGATTCCCTCCATATTAGGCATTTGCCTTAACGAATTGAGCAATGGACGTTTACCAAGACATTTGTCACCGATATGTAAGCCTCTGTCCAAGTTTGCTTTGCTCCTTGTCATTATTGTAAATATAGCCAAGATCAAAAGTTCTATCGGCTCTTTTGAATTGGTATATCTTCAATCCGGGCTGTTAGCGATATTTCTCAGTGGTATAGGTTTTATCGGGGGTTTTTTTGCTGCTCGGTTTGCTGGTGGTGATGGAGGATGTCAGGTTTCACTGATGTTTTCGACCGGTATGCGAAATATCAGTGCTGCATTGGTATTGGCAATTGCCTATTTTAGCCCACGTACAGCAATTCCACTTATTATTGGGATTTTGTTTCAACAGGCTATGGCAGCTGTTTTTGGTTCGGTTCTTTTAGGTAGAGAAAAAGAATATCAGGTCAATAAGGCCTGA
- a CDS encoding D-2-hydroxyacid dehydrogenase has protein sequence MKIVVLDGYTLNPGDLSWKELEKIGELCVYDRTESFQIIDRIGNAAYVFTNKTSLGEDVFAACPNLQYIGVLATGYDIVDVVAAARHGIIVTNVPSYGTSAVSQFVFALLLELCHHVGHHAQRVADGAWATCKDFCFWDYPSKELYGKVMGIVGMGRIGYATAKIAQGFGMKVLAYDKLINEEWKNEGITYVSLKDLFSESDVVSLHCPLSKENIGMINKETISLMKDGAYLINTSRGPLIDEDALYDALEEGKLAGAGLDVLCIEPPSGHNRLSTHPNCLVTPHIAWSPKESRQRLMDVAVNNLRSYINGKTVNAVRSF, from the coding sequence ATGAAAATAGTGGTATTAGATGGTTATACGTTAAATCCTGGCGACTTAAGTTGGAAAGAACTTGAAAAAATCGGGGAATTGTGTGTATACGATCGAACTGAATCTTTTCAAATTATCGATAGAATCGGTAATGCAGCATATGTTTTTACAAATAAAACCTCTTTGGGAGAGGACGTTTTTGCTGCTTGTCCTAATCTGCAATATATCGGTGTACTTGCTACAGGATATGATATCGTGGATGTTGTTGCTGCAGCCAGACATGGGATTATTGTGACAAATGTCCCATCGTATGGGACTAGTGCTGTCTCGCAGTTTGTATTTGCCTTGTTGCTTGAGCTGTGCCATCATGTCGGTCACCATGCCCAACGTGTTGCTGACGGGGCCTGGGCAACTTGCAAGGATTTCTGTTTTTGGGATTATCCGAGTAAAGAATTGTATGGGAAGGTAATGGGAATTGTAGGTATGGGACGAATCGGATATGCTACAGCCAAAATTGCACAGGGTTTTGGAATGAAAGTACTTGCATATGATAAATTAATAAATGAAGAGTGGAAAAATGAAGGCATAACCTATGTCTCCTTGAAAGATTTGTTCTCTGAATCTGATGTAGTTTCCCTGCATTGTCCATTGTCAAAAGAAAATATCGGTATGATCAACAAGGAAACAATTTCCCTTATGAAAGACGGTGCATATCTGATCAATACATCCAGAGGCCCTCTGATCGATGAGGATGCTCTCTATGATGCACTTGAAGAAGGAAAACTGGCAGGAGCCGGGCTTGATGTCTTGTGCATAGAGCCACCCTCTGGACATAACAGGTTGTCTACCCATCCTAATTGTTTGGTTACTCCACATATAGCATGGTCGCCGAAGGAATCAAGACAACGGCTTATGGATGTTGCTGTAAATAATCTCCGAAGTTACATCAATGGAAAAACTGTTAATGCCGTTAGGTCCTTTTGA
- a CDS encoding sensor histidine kinase, with protein MLIPLGFFVFLIIPVSKMEVLKQLEREAALALDVDTAAMEQLVSQYRHKAYAISTDPNLIKLLQLPKEKRDPSLVKTIYTDVFSIMKGDTYKASAHIVSSDGEVQLSTHLFPKRYDPRLSTGESDMTNPITWNVPGPSTELSIQNRYTNEIGDQVCMSFTRNVFDADDNNLGYVIVDIYAELLDALRSKKPIFDEELLVNPEQFFAASVLDLSKYGDYTNFPSLAERPKGKMQEGIFRTKNYVLSFRRLTGTQLFLVGAIRIGQYSRNMEVIVSMLLASLVIGFCLSLVLAYYFAKRLTEPIHEVIKSMHYVEEGNLTIRIKENQIEEINQLNDSFNNMVIKLVQLLQRIQEDDKRTLEAERKNLAAQLNPHFLFNTLNTIKALAKINGQDEIYEISIKLGNLLRDNLYDTNADSTVEASMDLVRDYLAIQKIRFGTKLKVYEDIEEKVLELRIPKLIIQPLVENALKHGLEPKTGEWELRISCREVHEGKMLEICVADNGIGIDRNLYAEDFAKFKGSSHVGLYNIYRRLILNYGTDMDFSVTKGREGGTVSTILLPLRSTFREVLS; from the coding sequence ATGCTGATTCCCTTAGGGTTCTTTGTCTTCCTGATCATCCCTGTGAGCAAGATGGAAGTCTTGAAACAGCTTGAGCGTGAGGCTGCCTTGGCACTGGATGTGGATACTGCGGCCATGGAACAGCTTGTTTCCCAATATCGGCATAAGGCCTATGCAATTTCAACAGATCCGAACTTGATCAAGCTATTGCAGCTTCCGAAGGAAAAACGTGATCCCTCTCTGGTCAAGACTATTTATACTGATGTCTTTTCCATAATGAAAGGGGACACCTACAAGGCTTCGGCACATATTGTAAGCAGCGATGGGGAGGTCCAGCTGTCTACCCATCTTTTTCCCAAACGTTATGACCCACGTCTGTCGACCGGTGAGTCTGACATGACCAATCCCATTACATGGAATGTACCTGGGCCATCCACGGAACTTTCTATTCAGAACAGATACACCAATGAAATCGGGGATCAGGTATGCATGTCATTTACCAGGAATGTATTTGATGCTGATGACAACAATCTCGGCTATGTAATCGTTGATATCTATGCTGAACTTCTTGATGCCTTGCGGAGCAAAAAACCTATCTTTGACGAAGAGTTATTGGTCAATCCCGAACAATTCTTTGCTGCATCGGTATTGGATCTTTCAAAATACGGAGATTATACGAATTTTCCCAGTCTGGCTGAACGTCCGAAGGGTAAGATGCAGGAAGGCATATTCAGGACAAAGAACTATGTACTGTCTTTCAGACGACTGACCGGCACACAGCTTTTTCTTGTGGGGGCCATAAGGATCGGGCAGTACAGCCGGAACATGGAAGTAATCGTAAGCATGCTTCTGGCTTCCTTGGTCATTGGTTTCTGTCTGTCTCTGGTTTTGGCATACTACTTTGCAAAACGGTTGACGGAACCGATTCATGAAGTAATAAAAAGCATGCATTATGTCGAAGAAGGCAATCTGACGATCCGTATCAAGGAAAACCAAATTGAGGAAATCAACCAACTGAATGACAGTTTCAACAACATGGTCATCAAACTTGTCCAGTTGCTGCAACGCATTCAGGAAGATGACAAGAGAACGTTGGAAGCTGAAAGGAAAAATCTTGCAGCACAGCTCAATCCTCATTTTCTTTTCAATACGCTCAATACCATCAAAGCCTTGGCCAAGATCAACGGACAGGATGAGATATATGAGATCAGTATCAAACTTGGAAATTTGCTTAGGGACAATCTCTATGATACCAATGCAGACAGTACGGTAGAAGCAAGCATGGACCTTGTCCGTGATTATCTTGCCATACAGAAAATCAGGTTCGGAACAAAACTGAAGGTATATGAAGATATTGAAGAAAAAGTCTTGGAATTGAGGATTCCGAAGCTTATTATCCAACCGTTGGTTGAAAATGCATTGAAACATGGTCTGGAGCCAAAGACCGGGGAGTGGGAACTGAGGATCAGCTGCCGTGAAGTACATGAAGGAAAGATGCTTGAAATCTGTGTTGCAGATAATGGCATCGGTATCGACAGAAATCTATATGCCGAAGATTTTGCAAAATTCAAAGGCTCGTCGCATGTCGGACTTTACAATATCTACCGGCGGTTGATACTGAACTATGGAACTGATATGGATTTTTCTGTGACCAAAGGACGTGAAGGAGGAACGGTTTCTACGATACTTCTGCCGCTCAGATCTACCTTCAGGGAGGTATTGTCATGA
- a CDS encoding helix-turn-helix domain-containing protein, producing MKHTVVLVEDEEIELKELEQAFDWAGLGLEVVGTARDGIEGRRLIEQLSPDIVVTDIQLPGQNGLDMVKPFENLRVLIVSGFSDYRYMKEAILIGVEDYLLKPVDDKELEDALRKIIADLADRHVRQIEAIPLKKDVSSYLIREAIAFIDKNYGAQIGLHETATALGISEVHLSRAFKESAGINFLAYLNSYRINMSISLMADPNNRITDIASACGFVSQGYYTKIFKRYIGMTPTKYRENL from the coding sequence ATGAAACATACCGTAGTGCTTGTCGAAGATGAAGAAATTGAACTCAAGGAACTTGAACAGGCTTTTGACTGGGCCGGTCTGGGCCTTGAGGTTGTCGGAACAGCAAGGGATGGGATTGAAGGAAGAAGGTTGATTGAACAGCTTTCTCCTGATATCGTCGTGACAGATATCCAGCTGCCAGGGCAGAATGGCTTGGATATGGTCAAACCTTTTGAGAATCTGCGTGTGCTGATTGTTTCCGGTTTCAGTGATTACCGTTATATGAAGGAAGCAATTCTCATCGGTGTGGAGGATTACTTGCTGAAGCCGGTCGATGACAAGGAACTTGAAGATGCCTTGCGTAAGATCATTGCTGATCTTGCGGATCGGCATGTGCGGCAGATTGAGGCTATTCCCTTGAAAAAAGATGTCAGTAGCTATCTTATCAGGGAAGCCATTGCTTTCATTGACAAAAACTACGGAGCACAGATCGGCTTGCATGAGACCGCGACGGCACTGGGCATCAGTGAGGTGCATCTTTCAAGGGCATTCAAGGAATCTGCAGGAATCAATTTCCTTGCCTATCTTAATTCCTATAGGATCAATATGAGCATTTCCCTTATGGCTGATCCGAACAACAGGATAACCGATATTGCTTCTGCCTGTGGTTTTGTCTCGCAGGGGTACTATACCAAGATTTTCAAACGCTATATCGGCATGACCCCGACGAAATATAGGGAAAATCTGTAA